In the genome of Actinomycetota bacterium, the window AACGAGGTTACGCCGTGCAATCTCAGCGGGCCACGCCTCTCCAAGCGCGCCAAGGAGGGTGTGCGCGACCGGGGAGGAGTCGGCCTGGTGTTCGCCACCATCGCCGTGTCCGACGGGATCGCCATGGGCCACGAGGGGATGCGTGCCTCCCTCGTGTCCCGGGAAGTGATCGCCGACTCGGTCGAGCTGGTCATGCACGCCGAACGTTTCGACGGCATGGTCACCATCGCCGGCTGCGACAAGTCGCTTCCCGGGATGCTGATGGCGGCCGCCCGAACCAACCTGCCGAGCGTCTTCCTCTACGGAGGGTCGAGCCTGCCGGGACGCTGGCGGGGAAAGGACATCTCGATCGTCGACGTGTTCGAGGGGATCGGCGCGTTTTCGGAAGGGACCCTCACCAAAGAGGAACTGCTCGACATCGAGCGTCACGCCTGCCCAGGGGAGGGCTCCTGCGCGGGAATGTTCACAGCCAACACGATGGCCTCGGTCGGTGAGGCGATCGGCATGTCGTTGCCCGGCTCGGCGGCGGTCCCCGCCCCTGATCCACGTCTCGACGAGTTCGCCGTGGCTTCGGGCAAGGCGGTGATGGCGCTGCTCGAGGCGGACATCCGACCTCGACAGATCATGACCCGACCGGCGTTCGAAAACGCCATCACCACCGTGATGGCCTTGGGTGGTTCCACCAACGCCGTACTCCACCTGCTGGCCATCGCCCATGAGGCCGGAGTCGACCTGACGCTCGAGGACTTCGATCGTATCTCGCGCCGGACACCCCACATCGGCGATCTCAAACCCTTTGGGCGTTACCACATGGTCGACCTGGACCGGATCGGCGGGGTGCCGGTGGTTCTCAAGGTGCTGCTCGACGCCGGGCTGCTGGAGGGTGACGTTTTGACCGTGACCGGTGCGACCATGGCCGAGAACCTGGCCGGTGTCGAGGTTCCAGACGGCCAGGACGTGCTGGCTCCGGTGGATCGTCCGTTGGCCGCCGAAGGGGGCATCGCCGTGTTGCGCGGCTCGCTCGCCCCCGGTGGAGCGGTCGTCAAGGTCGCCGGAGTGGAACTCGATTCGTTCGAAGGCCCTGCCCGGGTGTTCGATGGAGAGCAGGGGGCCCTCGATGCCCTGTTCAAACATCGGATTCTGCACGGAGACGTTGTCGTCATCCGCACCGAAGGGCCCAAGGGAGGGCCCGGGATGCGCGAGATGTTGCAGATCACGGCGGGGATCAAAGGTGCAGGGTTGGGCAAGGATGTGCTCCTCATCACCGATGGTCGTTTCTCCGGTGGCACGACCGGGCTGTGTGTCGGGCATGTTGCTCCCGAATCCGAGGTGGGTGGGCCGCTGGCGCTGGTCGAGGAAAACGACCGTATCCGGGTCGACCTTCCCGGTCGCACACTCGATCTTCTGGTGGATGAGGAAACGCTGGCCCGGCGGCGGGTGCTCTGGAAGCCCCATGCGCCTCGGTATCCCTCCGGGGCACTGGCCAAGTATGCAAAGCTGGTGGGTTCTGCCGAACAGGGCGCCGTCACCGGCTGACGCACCACGACCGGGGGGCCCCGACGTCGAAGAGGCCGCGAACCCGGAGGCGGCTGGTCACAGACGGGGCATGAATGCGGGTCGGCCGTGCTCGAACGCATCGATATCGCTGCTGTGGCGCAGCGTGATGTCGATATCGTCGAGACCGTTCAGGAGGCGGTATTTGATGAACGGGTCGATCTCGAAGTGTGCCTTGAACGATCCCTGTTCGTGGGGCGTTGCGACGCCGATCGTCTGACCGGCGAGGTCGATCGTCGCCTCGAGCGAGGGGTCGGCCTCGGCAAGGTCTATCAGCCGGTGTGTCTCGTCCTCGGAGAGTTGGACAGGGAGCAGACCGATCTTGGTGCAGTTGTTGTAGAAGATGTCGGCAAAGGAAGGTGCCACGATCGCCTGGAAACCCCAGTCCATCAGTCCCCAGGGTGCGTGCTCGCGCGACGAGCCGGATCCGAAATTCGCCCCTGTCAGCAAGATGCGGGCGTCTCGATACTCTGGACGGTTGATGACGAACTCGGGGTCGAGCTCACCGTCCGGTCTGCGCCGCCAGTCATGGAAGAGGAACTCTCCGTAGCCGGTGCGCTCCACTCTCTTCAAGAACTCCTTCGGCATGATCTGGTCGGTGTCGACGTTGACCCGTGGCAGTGGCAGCATCGTGCCGACGATGCGGTCGATCGGTTCCATCACGTGCCCTCCCAGGTTCGGATGTCGACGAAATGACCTTCGATGGCGGCAGCGGCGGCCATCGCCGGGCTGACCAGGTGGGTTCGTCCTCCTCGTCCCTGGCGTCCCTCGAAGTTGCGGTTCGACGTGGATGCGCAGCGTTCACCGGGGGAGAGGGTGTCGGGATTCATCCCGAGGCACATCGAACAGCCGGCATCCCGCCACTCGAACCCGGCGGCTTTGAACACGCGATCGAGACCCTCGTCCTCTGCCTGGAGCTTCACCAGCCCGGAGCCCGGCACGATCATCGCCGACACGTCTGCATGCACCTTCCGACCGTCGACGAGGCGCGCCACGTCGCGCAGGTCTTCCATCCGTGCGTTGGTACACGATCCGATGAAGACCCGGTCGATGTGAATGTCGGTGAGAGGGGTTCCGGGCTCGAGGCCCATGTATGCAAGCGCCCGACGGATCGACTCCTGTTCGTCCGGGTCGATCGCAGCGTCCGGGGAGGGCACCGTGCTCTGCACCGGAAGGGTGTGTGCCGGGTTCGTGCCCCACGACACGTATGGCTCGAGTTCGGAAGCCGAGATGGCCACCTCGGTGTCGAACACCACTTCGGGGTCCCCGGGGAGTGAACGCCAGTAGTCGAGGGCCTGCTCCCAGGCGGGCCCGGTGGGTGCCTGGGGGCGTCCTTCCAGGTACGTGAACGTGGTGTCGTCGGGGGCAATCATCCCTGCTCGGGCTCCGGCCTCGATAGACATGTTGCAGACCGTCATCCTGCCCTCCATCGAGAGACTCTTGATCGCCTCACCTCGAAACTCGATGACATGTCCGATGCCGCCGTCGACGCCGATCCGGGAGATGATGCCCAGGATGATGTCCTTGGCGGTCACCCCGTAGGGCAATGAGCCGTCGACGGTGATCGCCATCGATCGTGGCTTGACTTGAGGGAGGGTTTGTGTGGCGAGCACATGTTCGACTTCCGACGTGCCGATGCCGAAGGCGAGAGCGCCGAAGGCACCGTGGGTGGCCGTGTGGGAGTCGCCACAGACGATCACCATGCCAGGCTGCGTAACGCCCTGTTCGGGCCCGATCACGTGAACGATGCCCTGGCGTGGGTCGTCCAGCCCGAACAACGTGATTCCGAACTCTTGGCAGTTGGTGATCAACGTTTCGATTTGCCGCTTGGAGAGAGGGTCGCGAATGCCCAGTTCGCGATGGACGGTCGGGACCCCGTGGTCGATGGTGGCCAGGCTCAGGTCGGGTCTGCGTACCGTACGACCTGCCAGGCGAAGGCCGTCGAAGGCCTGCGGGGAGGTGACTTCGTGGAGCAGCTGGAAGTCTACGAAGAGCAGATCGGGCTCACCCGGGGCCGAGCGGACGATGTGTTGGTTCCAAACTTTCTCGAACAAGGATCGTGTCATGTCGATACCGTGGCTCGCGGGTAGACGAGCCGGGAAGGATAGCCGGAGACGGGCGATGTCCTCGTTTCTCACCCGGCCGACGGCTCGAGTGCGCCGTCCCGACGCCTCGATCTCCAGCCGTCGCATCGTTCTGGCGGCCGAGGGTGCCTGCTGCCACGTCTTCGGTCCTCGGCGCGCGACGGCGTGCGTTCGCCCTCCGGCCTTGTTGGTGACATGCACGCCTGCCGGTCCACGCACGGACATCGTCCCCGGGAGACTCTAGGAGCGTGGGTCAGTATCTGCTGGTGAGGTGATCTCATCGGCTGGCTGATCGCTGACGGTGTTGTCTCGGGGGGTGGTGTGGGTTCTCGCGTTTTTGGTTGGGTTCGACGAGAATGCGGGTATGGGAGACAACTGTGGTGGTGAGGCGCTTTTTGAGGTGGATCGCGAGGGTGAGCCTTCGATAGTGAGGGTTGCGGCGGGGAGGTCAGGGGTTCCGTCGTTACGACCCGGGCCAGTCGTTTCTCTTGCCGCCGTCCCTGGATGATTGGCTCCCGCAGG includes:
- the ilvD gene encoding dihydroxy-acid dehydratase: MARKIHSQDVTEGSSKAGARAMLRAVGLTDEDFTKPQIGLVSAGNEVTPCNLSGPRLSKRAKEGVRDRGGVGLVFATIAVSDGIAMGHEGMRASLVSREVIADSVELVMHAERFDGMVTIAGCDKSLPGMLMAAARTNLPSVFLYGGSSLPGRWRGKDISIVDVFEGIGAFSEGTLTKEELLDIERHACPGEGSCAGMFTANTMASVGEAIGMSLPGSAAVPAPDPRLDEFAVASGKAVMALLEADIRPRQIMTRPAFENAITTVMALGGSTNAVLHLLAIAHEAGVDLTLEDFDRISRRTPHIGDLKPFGRYHMVDLDRIGGVPVVLKVLLDAGLLEGDVLTVTGATMAENLAGVEVPDGQDVLAPVDRPLAAEGGIAVLRGSLAPGGAVVKVAGVELDSFEGPARVFDGEQGALDALFKHRILHGDVVVIRTEGPKGGPGMREMLQITAGIKGAGLGKDVLLITDGRFSGGTTGLCVGHVAPESEVGGPLALVEENDRIRVDLPGRTLDLLVDEETLARRRVLWKPHAPRYPSGALAKYAKLVGSAEQGAVTG
- the leuD gene encoding 3-isopropylmalate dehydratase small subunit, giving the protein MEPIDRIVGTMLPLPRVNVDTDQIMPKEFLKRVERTGYGEFLFHDWRRRPDGELDPEFVINRPEYRDARILLTGANFGSGSSREHAPWGLMDWGFQAIVAPSFADIFYNNCTKIGLLPVQLSEDETHRLIDLAEADPSLEATIDLAGQTIGVATPHEQGSFKAHFEIDPFIKYRLLNGLDDIDITLRHSSDIDAFEHGRPAFMPRL
- the leuC gene encoding 3-isopropylmalate dehydratase large subunit, encoding MTRSLFEKVWNQHIVRSAPGEPDLLFVDFQLLHEVTSPQAFDGLRLAGRTVRRPDLSLATIDHGVPTVHRELGIRDPLSKRQIETLITNCQEFGITLFGLDDPRQGIVHVIGPEQGVTQPGMVIVCGDSHTATHGAFGALAFGIGTSEVEHVLATQTLPQVKPRSMAITVDGSLPYGVTAKDIILGIISRIGVDGGIGHVIEFRGEAIKSLSMEGRMTVCNMSIEAGARAGMIAPDDTTFTYLEGRPQAPTGPAWEQALDYWRSLPGDPEVVFDTEVAISASELEPYVSWGTNPAHTLPVQSTVPSPDAAIDPDEQESIRRALAYMGLEPGTPLTDIHIDRVFIGSCTNARMEDLRDVARLVDGRKVHADVSAMIVPGSGLVKLQAEDEGLDRVFKAAGFEWRDAGCSMCLGMNPDTLSPGERCASTSNRNFEGRQGRGGRTHLVSPAMAAAAAIEGHFVDIRTWEGT